One genomic window of Quercus robur chromosome 6, dhQueRobu3.1, whole genome shotgun sequence includes the following:
- the LOC126690100 gene encoding uncharacterized protein LOC126690100 has translation MEDLSVMWKKLSLSEEEGSEYSGQSPEILGGKVIAAKFYTRRVLNMEAIARTFKQLWSTKKGFEVKDMGNHVVLFVFSDKTDAEKVLLGEPWSYDKYLVSLCRLEKNGVVKDLVFEKTVFWVQLHDILVCDMTPEAAAEIGRVCGDVLLGIRDWGNQDGSTFMRIRVRVNTSKRLCRGRKLRREDGEIGWIRFKYERLPILCYWCGRLSHSDKDCELWIKSNGSLMENDRQFGAWLRAPLFNMRKCLAIRVGGDADDSNGDTVGRMTKILVEL, from the coding sequence ATGGAAGATCTATCTGTTATGTGGAAAAAACTTTCTTTGTCAGAGGAGGAAGGGAGCGAGTACAGTGGCCAATCACCGGAAATTTTGGGAGGAAAAGTCATTGCTGCCAAGTTTTATACACGACGTGTCCTTAATATGGAGGCCATTGCTCGAACTTTCAAACAACTATGGTCAACGAAGAAGGGTTTTGAAGTTAAAGATATGGGCAATCATGTAGTTCTCTTTGTGTTCTCTGATAAAACAGATGCGGAGAAGGTTCTGCTAGGTGAGCCTTGGAGTTATGATAAATATCTAGTGTCTTTGTGCAGGTTAGAGAAGAACGGTGTTGTTAAAGACCTTGTGTTCGAGAAAACGGTCTTCTGGGTGCAATTACATGATATACTTGTCTGTGATATGACACCGGAAGCAGCAGCGGAGATTGGTAGGGTTTGTGGGGATGTTCTACTTGGTATCCGGGATTGGGGTAATCAAGATGGTAGTACGTTCATGAGGATTAGGGTCCGGGTCAATACTTCTAAACGTTTATGCCGCGGCCGGAAACTTCGCAGAGAAGATGGGGAGATTGGATGGATACGTTTCAAATATGAACGGTTGCCGATATTATGTTACTGGTGCGGCAGACTATCTCATAGCGACAAGGACTGTGAATTATGGATTAAGAGTAATGGATCCCTGATGGAGAACGATAGACAATTTGGAGCGTGGCTTCGTGCTCCTCTCTTCAATATGAGAAAATGTTTAGCTATCAGGGTGGGGGGTGATGCCGATGATAGTAATGGTGATACAGTTGGGAGGATGACGAAGATATTGGTGGAGTTGTAG
- the LOC126690101 gene encoding uncharacterized protein LOC126690101, translating to MQAFRDVLDDCGFVDLGFTGPEFTWHSRRYGHLIWERLDRGVANYDWLAKFPAASVLHLHCFSSDHHPIKLVFDPNSESQRWFRQPFRFEEMWLADRGCSDIVLRA from the coding sequence ATGCAAGCTTTCCGGGATGTGCTAGACGATTGTGGTTTTGTGGATCTTGGCTTCACTGGACCTGAGTTTACTTGGCATAGTAGAAGATATGGTCACCTAATATGGGAACGGTTAGACAGGGGAGTAGCCAACTATGATTGGTTAGCAAAATTCCCGGCTGCTTCAGTTCTCCATCTCCATTGTTTCTCATCAGATCATCACCCCATAAAGCTGGTTTTTGATCCCAATAGCGAATCACAACGTTGGTTTCGGCAGCCTTTCCGTTTTGAAGAGATGTGGTTGGCTGATAGGGGATGCAGTGACATTGTCCTAAGAGCATAG
- the LOC126690102 gene encoding F-box/LRR-repeat protein At1g55660-like: MANSSISKRQKLYCREETVGADRISDLPDCLLIHILSFLRTKQAIQTSRLSSRWKLLWTYVPKLNLDIDSFPEFECDKVGSIINFECYVSQVLAKHKAKYLRNFRLKYELYHQKRLDRWISTFTTSALNLQELDLQIINCPTTPTDCFWKLPHSIFYCNKLVVLKIEGHIVLDPSSSSSFQLNTLKILRLESITFANRYSFVTLLSFCPVLEDLTLIIDDYKE, translated from the coding sequence ATGGCCAACTCCTCTATATCGAAACGCCAGAAACTCTATTGTAGAGAAGAAACAGTGGGTGCGGATAGGATCAGTGATCTTCCGGATTGTCTTCTCATTCACATCCTTTCATTCCTCAGAACCAAACAGGCCATCCAAACTAGCAGGTTGTCAAGTAGGTGGAAACTCCTCTGGACTTACGTCCCAAAACTCAACCTCGACATTGACAGTTTTCCAGAGTTTGAGTGTGACAAAGTTGGTTCGATTATCAATTTTGAATGCTATGTGTCCCAGGTTTTGGCTAAACACAAAGCAAAGTACCTCCGAAATTTTCGCTTGAAATACGAGTTATATCATCAGAAACGTCTTGACAGATGGATTTCCACCTTTACTACTTCTGCTCTTAACCTCCAGGAACTTGATCTCCAGATTATCAATTGTCCTACTACTCCTACTGACTGCTTTTGGAAGTTGCCACATAGCATATTCTATTGCAACAAATTAGTGGTTCTGAAAATAGAAGGGCACATTGTTCTCGATCCTTCGTCTTCATCATCCTTTCAACTCAACACACTGAAGATACTGCGTCTTGAAAGTATTACTTTCGCAAATCGCTACTCTTTCGTGACACTCCTCTCTTTTTGCCCAGTCCTTGAAGATTTGACCTTGATAATAGATGATTATAaggaa